The sequence GAGAAGAGCGGTCAGGACGAGTTCGATTTCGAATATGGCGACGCCTTTGCACAGCACATCGAACACGTGAACCCGACCTTCTGCAAGGTGCTGGTGCGCTACAACCCAGACGGCGATGAGGCGCTGAATACCCGGCAGCGCGAGAAACTCGCACGGCTGTCAGCCTTTCTGAAGAGCAGCGGGCGACTGTTCATGTTCGAACTGCTGGTGCCTGCCGAGGCCGCACAGCTGCACATGGCGGGCGGCGACGCGAAGCGCTACGACGCCGAGCAGCGTCCGGCCCTGATGGTGCGGGCCATCGAGCAGCTTCAGGACGCCGCCACCGAACCCGATGTCTGGAAGGTGGAAGGTGTGGATACGGTCAGAGACGCGGCCCGCATCGTCGAGGCGGCGCAGCGGGGTGGACGAGAGGGCGTGGGCCTCATCATTCTGGGGCGCGGCGAGGACGACGCCCACGTTCGCCAGTGGTTGCAGACGGCGGCGAGCGTGCCGGGTTTCATCGGGTTCGCGGTGGGCCGCACCACCTTCTGGGACGCCCTGAAGCGCTGGTTGGCCGGCACCATCAGCCGCGAAGAAGCCGTGCAGGAAATCGCAGCTCATTACCGGGAATGGGTGCAGGACTTCGAGGCGGCGCGGCCCGCCTGAGGAGCGTTCAGACAGCGCAGCAGGGCCGCCACAAGTTTACGTGTGGCGGCCCTGCTGCCTGCTGTGGATCCGATAGCTGCCTTACTGCGCGGGTTCAAGCTCCACTTTCAACCAGCCGGGCTGCCGCTGATCGAACGCTTCATACGCGCTGATGGCGTCGGTCAGCCCTTCCTGCTTGGAGATGATGCGCGTCGGATCGACCACTCCGGCGGCCACCAGATCCACGAGACGCGGGATGTAGTTCCGGTGGTTGCAGTTGCCCATCCGAATCGTCAGGTTCTTGTTCATCGCCTTGCCGATAGGGTAGGTGTTCACGGTTGGCGAATACACACCGATAATGCCGATCTGCCCGGCCTTCTTGACCACTTCGATGGCCCATTCCAGCACCTGCGTCGGCGCGTCGCCGGGAACCCAGTGGTCGCCTCTGGGCTTCGCGTCCGGAGCAATCTCCTTGACAGCTTCCCGGTCCTTTTTCTCGGTCTGGGCGTCGGGCTTGGCGGGGCCGTGTTGCGCGTGCTGGGCGTCCACACCCACCACGTCGATCACGCAGTCCACGCCCACACCGTCGGTCAGCCGCTTGATGACTTCGATGGGGTCTTCGCGCTCGAAGTTGATGATCTCGGCTCCGTTCTGCTGCGCCATGTCCAGACGGTCATCAAGGCGGTCGATGGCAAAGATGCGCGTGGCTCCGAGCAGGCGGGCACTGATGATGGCGAACTGCCCCACCGGGCCGCAGCCGAAGACCGCCACGCAGCTGCCGGGTTTGACCCCCGCGATGTCGGCCCCGAAATACGCCGTGGGAAAGATGTCGCTGAGCAGCAGGGCCTGATCGTCACTCACAGTGTCGGGCAGCCGAACCAGACTGCTGGCGGCGTACAGAATGCGGGCCTTCTCGGCCTGAAGCCCCTGAAGCGGGCCGCTGTCTTTCGGACCGCCATAAAACGCGGTTCCGGCAGCGGGGCCGTTGGGATTGGCGTTGTCGCACTGAGCCGTGTTGCCCTCGCGGCAGGGCGGACACACGCCGCACGAAACCGTGGAAGGAATCACCACTCTGTCGCCGGGCCGGAAATTGCGAACGTCTGCGCCGACCTGTTCGACCACGCCCACGCCCTCGTGTCCCAGGATGGTGCCGGGAACCATCCCGCTCATGGTGCCGCGAATGAAGTGCAGATCGGTGCCGCAGATGGCGCTGGCGGTCAGACGCACGATGGCGTCGGTCGGTTCCTGAATTTGAGGCTCAGGCACGTCCTGAAGCTCGATCTTTCCAATATCCTGCCAAACGACTGCTTTCATTCTGCCTCCGGGACGGCGGTCGGCTGGCACAGGCAGAAAGCCCGGCAGCGCCACTCGAATTCAGGCTAGGAAGCGGTGGTGAGCCGACAGTGGCAGCCGTCTGAAGGCAGGAGGAGAGGGGATTAAGCAGAGCTTATTGATGGGCTGCTGGGCTCAGTCCGTCACTGCTCCGGTTTACATGCAGATCGTGTACCTCGTTCACCATGCCGAGTTCCCGCAGACGGGCGGCGATCAGCGAGCGGTGACAGTCGGCTGGGTCGGCCTCGTAGCACAGCAGGGCCACCGTTTCGCGGGCAGCCAGGCGGCCCAGCTCTTCCAGCGCTTCGCCCTGCGTCGCCAGATGCGCCAGATAGCCGCGCTTCAGCGACGCGAAATCATGCGTCAACTTGTAGTCTTTTCGCACGGCAGGCGGGGTGCCGAGGGCCCGTAGATGCAGGTAGCCCAGGCCGCCCTGTGCGAGCGCGGTGCTCAGTGCGGTTTTGGAAAACCCTGGCCGTCGGCTCTGAGCGCGTTCGCGGGTATCGACCAGCACCGTGACGCCCGCCTGACTGAGCGTGCCGATCAGGGCGTCCAGAGCTGCGCCCTCATAGCCGATGGTGTACAGCATGGCGCCCGCAGGAAATGCCTGCACAGCCCCCGGCCCCGGTGATGTGGTGGACATGCTCCAGTCTAGATGGACGGCCCGCCGCTGCCGCCGCTGTCTGAAGAATGCCTCCGGGCTCGGCCGCCTTTCTGAGCGTGTCATCTGCATTCTCTGACTTCATTTTTTCCTTGACATCGGGCACCCTCCGCCCTAGCGTTTGTCCAGCGGCATGATCGTCACACACGGGCCGCTCTCTGGAGAATCCAATGGACACGCTTCCTCCCCGGGCACGGGCCCGTTCAGCACAGTCGACTGTTCTTCAGGCCACCACCGCCGACCTCGTGGCGCGGGCGCGGGCCATGATCGTGCCGGGTGAGCGCCGCATTCTCGGCATCACCGGAGCGCCGGGCGCGGGCAAATCCACCGTCTGTGCAGCGCTGGCGGCAGCGCTGGGAACGGACGCGGTGATCGTGGGTATGGACGGATTCCATCTCGCCAATCAGGAACTCGTGCGCCTGGGCCGTCGTCAGCGCAAAGGCGCACCCGATACCTTCGACGCCGACGGATACGCCGCGTTGCTGCGTCGGCTGCGAGATCCGCAGGGCCAGACGGTGTATGCGCCCGTCTTCGACCGCGCCATCGAGGAATCGATCGGCAGCGCGGTTCCCGTGTTTCCGGATGTCCCGCTCATCATCACTGAGGGAAACTATCTGCTGCTCGAAGAGGGCGACTGGGAAAGGGCCGCCGCCGCTCTCGACGTGGTGTGGTATCTGGACCTGTCGGACGAGGTGCGGCTGGAGCGTCTGCTGCTGCGCCACGAGCAGTTCGGTAAGTCGCGCACCGAGGCCGAGAGCTGGGTTGCGAGTGTCGATCAGCGCAACGCCGACCTGATCGCGCAGACACGTGGGCGTGCCGATCTGGTGGTGCAGGTCGTGGACGCTGTGCCAGAGGATGCTGGGCAGGTGCAGCGCTAGAGTGTTCCGGGCTGGCCCGAACAGGCCTAGCCTTTGGTCAGGGCCTCGGGCCGCACGCTCCCCGAGAGCTGCATGGCAACCGAGTCGGGGCGGGGGGCCGCGCAGCTTCCACGCACGATCAGCTGGGCGGGGAACACGACCTCGCGTGTGTATTCTTCGCCGCTGAGCGCTGCCAGCGTCATCTGTACGGCGGCGCGGGCCATGTCGGCGGCGGGCTGTTCCAGGGCCGTGATCCCCGGACTGACCAGTCCCATCCAGGAATAATTGTCGAAGGTCAGCAGCGATACGTCGTCTGGCACGCTGATATTGAGTTCCTGAAGGGCGCGGTAGCAGCCTGCCGCACTCGCTCCGGTCAGCGCGAACAGGGCAGTCGGCGGCTGCGGCAGACGCATCACCTTCAGCGTGTACTGGTAGGCGTTGTCCTCCGTCAGAAACATCACCTGTTCATATTCCGGGTAGGCGCTCAGGCCCACCTCGGCCATTGCGGCGGGGAAGGTATATGAGCGCATTTCCGGGTGCATCTTCTGGTCGAATTTGCCGGTCGCGGCAATGCGGCGGTGCCCGAGCGAATGCAGATACCGCACGCCCTCGCGCACAGCACCGGGGTTGTCGAGCATGACCGACGGATACGGCGTGCCCGGTGAACAGTAGTCGATCTGGGCGATAAACACCCCGCGTTCGTGCAGCCTCGCCAGATAGTCGCGGCTCTTGTTGCCGTAGCCGGGGCGCAGGATCAGGGCATCGATGCGCTGACCGTACAGCAGTTTCAACTCGGCGAGTTCCTGTTCGCTCTGGTATTCGTTCTCGGTCAACAGCATGTTGTAACCGTTTCGGCGCAGTTCGACGCTCAGCGTGCGTGCCAGCTGAGCAAAAAACGGTTCGATGATCGATCCCAGCATCACGCCCACCGTGCGGCTCTGCCCGGCCCGCAGCGCCCCGGCCCGCAGGTCGGGTTCGTAGTGAAGTTCGGCAATCGCGTCCTGAACGCGCCGAAGCGTATCGGGGTGCAGTTTTTCAGGCTCTTTGATGGCGCGTTTGGCAGTGGTTGCCGAAACGCCTGCCAGGAGAGCCACGTCGGTAATGCTGGTCACGTGCTCATTCTAGACCCCCAGACTTCGCCGGAGGTTCAACGTGAAGCGGGCGACAATGGACACGTGACCATGTGTGAACTCGGTCCAATAATTTCCCGTAGACAAAGCTTCTCTGAAGACTTACTGTATGGGCACGAGTCCATTCGCTGCCTGAGCCACCGAAGCGCTACTGATCGGTGCGTATCAGTTCGTCATCCTGTGTGCCTGTTCCGCCTCTTTCCGGGCGTAACGGCGGCATGGTACGACTCGTGGCCGATCCTGCACCGTCTGTTCTTCCCTGGAGGCTCTATGAAACGATTTGCCCTGCTTTCCGCCCTTCTCCTCGGCACCGCCGCACAGGCCGCGACCATCACCATCGCCACCGTCAACAACCCCGACATGGTGACGATGCAGAAACTGTCGCCCGAATTCACCAAGAAGTACCCCGATATTCAGGTGAAATGGGTCGTGCTGCCCGAGAACGAACTGCGTCAGAAGGTCACGCTCGACGTGGCGAGCGGTGCAGGCAGCTTCGACGTGGCGACGGTGGGCGCATACGAGGTGCCGATCTGGGCCAAGAACGGCTGGCTGAACCCGCTGACCCCGATGTTTGCCAAGGATGCCGCCATCGCCAAGGCCTACAACCTCAACGACATCATCCCGGGCGTTCGCGGCGCACTGACGGTGGGCGGCAACCTGTACGCCGTTCCCTTCTACGCCGAGAGCAGCATGACCTTCTACAACAAGGACCTGTTCAAGAAGGCCGGCCTCACCATGCCCGTGCAACCCACCTGGCAGCAGGTTCAGGGCTTTGCCGCCAAGATCAACGATCCCAAGAACGGCGTGTACGGCATCTGTCTGCGCGGACTGCCGGGCTGGGGCGAGAACATGGCGTTCTTCACCACGATGGTCAACACCTTCGGCGGACGCTGGTACGACAACAACTGGCAGGCGCAGCTCAATAGCCCCGCCTGGAAGACCGCTCTGAACTTCTACGTCGACATGATGAAGAAGTCTGGCCCTCCCGGAGCCACCTCCAACGGCTTCACCGAGAACCTGACCCTGATGAGCCAGGGCAAGTGCGGAATGTGGGTCGATGCGACCGTTGCCGCCGGCCTCCTGAGCGACGCCAGCAGCAGCAAGATCGTCAACAGCGTCGGCTTCGCCAATGCGCCTGTCGGCCCCGGCACCACGCGCGGCAATCACTGGTACTGGAGCTGGAACCTGGCGATTCCCAAGAGCACCAAGCAGGCCGACGCCGCCTTCAAGTTCCTGACCTGGGCCACCAGCAAGGAGTACATCGCGCTGGTTGCCAAGACCAAGGGTAACTGGGCTGCCGTGCCCCCAGGCACCCGCACCAGCACCTACACCAACGCTGCCTACAAGAAGGCCGCCGGAGCGTTCAGCGGCCTGGTCCAGAACGCCATCAACAGCGCTGACGTCACCAAGGCCACCAAGGACGCCGTTCCCTACAGCGGCATTCAGTACGTCGCCATCCCCGAGTTCCAGGCGCTGGGCACCCAGGTCGGTCAGTACGTCGCCGGCGCACTCAGCGGCCAGACCACGGTCGATCAGGCGCTGACTCAGGCGCAGGACGCTGCCAACAAGGTCGCCAAGGACGGGAAGTACCAGAAGTAACCTTCTCGCTCTTCAGCCGTCAGCGTTCAGCAACAGATGTTCGCTGAATGCGGCGGCTGAATTTTTCTCCAGCGGTTTCGTCTGTGCTGTCCGCCTGGTTCGCAGTCCTTCCTGACGCCCCCTCGTTCCGTTGTCTCGACATGCCGCAAGGAGGCTCCATGACGGCCCAAGCCATTCCCGCCAGCAGCCCGCCCACCACCCGGCAGGGCTTTCGCTTTACTCCCTCGGTCATGATGTGGCCCGCGCTGCTGTATCTGATCCTGACCACTCAGGCTCCGTTTTTCCTGACGATCTATTACAGCTTCTTTCAGCGCAATCTGCAGTTGCCGATGGAGAGCTATCCATTTGTAGGCCTCGACAATTACATCGGCCTTTTCAAAGACCCGCAGAACCTGTCGGTCATCTGGAACACCCTGGTTCTGACAGGCGGCGTCCTCATCATCACGCTGGTGCTGGGCGGCCTGCTGGCGATGCTGCTCAATCGCCCCTTCATGGGCCGCGCCCTGGTCCGCACCATCCTGATCAGCAGCTTTCTGATCATGCCGGTGGTAACCGCAGTGGTCTGGAAGAATCTGCTGCTCAACTACGACTACGGCTTTTTCTCGTGGCTGATCAAGGCGTTTGGCGGCTCACCCGTGGCGTGGCTCACGGTCCATCCGATGGCGACCGTGATTACCATGGTCAGCTGGGAATGGACGCCGTTCGCCATGCTGATCCTGCTGACCGGCCTCCAGAGTCTGCCCGACGATCAGATCGAGGCGGCGCGGCTCGACGGCGCGAACCCCTGGCAGGAATTCCGTCATATCGTGCTGCCGCACTGGACCCAGGCGCTGGAAGTGGTGATTCTGCTGGAAACGCTGAACGTGCTTCAGGTCTACGGTGAAATTGCTATCAGTACAGCGGGTGGCCCTGGCGTCGCCTCGACCAATCTGCCGTACTACATTTCGCAGAAGCTGCTGGTCGAGGGCAACATCGGGGTCGGCAGCGCGGCGGGCGTCGTCGCGGTGATTCTGACGAATCTGCTGGCCGTCTTCATGCTGCGCTTGATCAACCGCAACACTCAGGTCGGAGGACACTGATGACCACCGTCGGGACGACAAATTCACAGGCTCCGGTGACCACGGCC is a genomic window of Deinococcus sp. KNUC1210 containing:
- a CDS encoding sugar ABC transporter substrate-binding protein → MKRFALLSALLLGTAAQAATITIATVNNPDMVTMQKLSPEFTKKYPDIQVKWVVLPENELRQKVTLDVASGAGSFDVATVGAYEVPIWAKNGWLNPLTPMFAKDAAIAKAYNLNDIIPGVRGALTVGGNLYAVPFYAESSMTFYNKDLFKKAGLTMPVQPTWQQVQGFAAKINDPKNGVYGICLRGLPGWGENMAFFTTMVNTFGGRWYDNNWQAQLNSPAWKTALNFYVDMMKKSGPPGATSNGFTENLTLMSQGKCGMWVDATVAAGLLSDASSSKIVNSVGFANAPVGPGTTRGNHWYWSWNLAIPKSTKQADAAFKFLTWATSKEYIALVAKTKGNWAAVPPGTRTSTYTNAAYKKAAGAFSGLVQNAINSADVTKATKDAVPYSGIQYVAIPEFQALGTQVGQYVAGALSGQTTVDQALTQAQDAANKVAKDGKYQK
- a CDS encoding 2-deoxy-5-keto-D-gluconate 6-phosphate aldolase domain-containing protein yields the protein MLRLPVPVVLCPVTVMMSGYSTPLYLLPFDHRGSFEQGLFGWHDPLTPDQTARIADAKRVIYEGLLAALASAQNPDGVPIQRAGLLVDEQFGADILQDAHARQLITACPAEKSGQDEFDFEYGDAFAQHIEHVNPTFCKVLVRYNPDGDEALNTRQREKLARLSAFLKSSGRLFMFELLVPAEAAQLHMAGGDAKRYDAEQRPALMVRAIEQLQDAATEPDVWKVEGVDTVRDAARIVEAAQRGGREGVGLIILGRGEDDAHVRQWLQTAASVPGFIGFAVGRTTFWDALKRWLAGTISREEAVQEIAAHYREWVQDFEAARPA
- a CDS encoding LacI family DNA-binding transcriptional regulator translates to MTSITDVALLAGVSATTAKRAIKEPEKLHPDTLRRVQDAIAELHYEPDLRAGALRAGQSRTVGVMLGSIIEPFFAQLARTLSVELRRNGYNMLLTENEYQSEQELAELKLLYGQRIDALILRPGYGNKSRDYLARLHERGVFIAQIDYCSPGTPYPSVMLDNPGAVREGVRYLHSLGHRRIAATGKFDQKMHPEMRSYTFPAAMAEVGLSAYPEYEQVMFLTEDNAYQYTLKVMRLPQPPTALFALTGASAAGCYRALQELNISVPDDVSLLTFDNYSWMGLVSPGITALEQPAADMARAAVQMTLAALSGEEYTREVVFPAQLIVRGSCAAPRPDSVAMQLSGSVRPEALTKG
- a CDS encoding DUF488 family protein, producing the protein MSTTSPGPGAVQAFPAGAMLYTIGYEGAALDALIGTLSQAGVTVLVDTRERAQSRRPGFSKTALSTALAQGGLGYLHLRALGTPPAVRKDYKLTHDFASLKRGYLAHLATQGEALEELGRLAARETVALLCYEADPADCHRSLIAARLRELGMVNEVHDLHVNRSSDGLSPAAHQ
- a CDS encoding nucleoside/nucleotide kinase family protein, with translation MDTLPPRARARSAQSTVLQATTADLVARARAMIVPGERRILGITGAPGAGKSTVCAALAAALGTDAVIVGMDGFHLANQELVRLGRRQRKGAPDTFDADGYAALLRRLRDPQGQTVYAPVFDRAIEESIGSAVPVFPDVPLIITEGNYLLLEEGDWERAAAALDVVWYLDLSDEVRLERLLLRHEQFGKSRTEAESWVASVDQRNADLIAQTRGRADLVVQVVDAVPEDAGQVQR
- a CDS encoding zinc-dependent alcohol dehydrogenase, which encodes MKAVVWQDIGKIELQDVPEPQIQEPTDAIVRLTASAICGTDLHFIRGTMSGMVPGTILGHEGVGVVEQVGADVRNFRPGDRVVIPSTVSCGVCPPCREGNTAQCDNANPNGPAAGTAFYGGPKDSGPLQGLQAEKARILYAASSLVRLPDTVSDDQALLLSDIFPTAYFGADIAGVKPGSCVAVFGCGPVGQFAIISARLLGATRIFAIDRLDDRLDMAQQNGAEIINFEREDPIEVIKRLTDGVGVDCVIDVVGVDAQHAQHGPAKPDAQTEKKDREAVKEIAPDAKPRGDHWVPGDAPTQVLEWAIEVVKKAGQIGIIGVYSPTVNTYPIGKAMNKNLTIRMGNCNHRNYIPRLVDLVAAGVVDPTRIISKQEGLTDAISAYEAFDQRQPGWLKVELEPAQ
- a CDS encoding carbohydrate ABC transporter permease is translated as MTAQAIPASSPPTTRQGFRFTPSVMMWPALLYLILTTQAPFFLTIYYSFFQRNLQLPMESYPFVGLDNYIGLFKDPQNLSVIWNTLVLTGGVLIITLVLGGLLAMLLNRPFMGRALVRTILISSFLIMPVVTAVVWKNLLLNYDYGFFSWLIKAFGGSPVAWLTVHPMATVITMVSWEWTPFAMLILLTGLQSLPDDQIEAARLDGANPWQEFRHIVLPHWTQALEVVILLETLNVLQVYGEIAISTAGGPGVASTNLPYYISQKLLVEGNIGVGSAAGVVAVILTNLLAVFMLRLINRNTQVGGH